The Dehalococcoidia bacterium genome includes a window with the following:
- a CDS encoding GIY-YIG nuclease family protein, whose product MDQFSGGRSTLYVGVTSDLEQRVHQHKTKVLPGFTSKHGLTKLVFAQPAPDALSAIQREKQIKSWRRDKKISLVEEHNPNWIDLAAIWLGEDGE is encoded by the coding sequence CTGGATCAGTTTTCGGGGGGCAGGTCAACACTATACGTCGGCGTCACCAGCGACCTCGAGCAACGCGTCCACCAACACAAGACCAAAGTGCTGCCAGGGTTCACGAGCAAGCACGGTCTGACGAAGTTGGTCTTCGCCCAACCCGCACCCGACGCTCTATCGGCAATTCAGCGCGAGAAGCAGATCAAGAGTTGGCGCCGAGACAAGAAGATCTCACTAGTCGAAGAGCACAATCCGAACTGGATCGACTTGGCTGCAATATGGCTCGGCGAGGACGGCGAGTAA